From one Mya arenaria isolate MELC-2E11 chromosome 4, ASM2691426v1 genomic stretch:
- the LOC128232287 gene encoding uncharacterized protein LOC128232287 isoform X2 — protein MPEEASTTSKVRESSVLTDGSLAILAREIATDKMNGLVMCMLLNIPTTVIVNAANGASDNGLIDATDTCKIETTQKLLIDWKLSRAASKEKDKVRDLERALREMGKAEFADVINDKHANNVELSGEAFANL, from the exons ATGCCAGAAGAAG CGTCGACAACGTCGAAGGTGCGCGAGTCCTCCGTGTTGACGGACGGCTCCCTGGCCATCCTAGCGCGCGAGATCGCCACCGACAAGATGAACGGTCTGGTGATGTGCATGCTACTCAACATCCCCACCACCGTCATTGTGAACGCCGCCAACGGCGCCAGCGACAACGGCCTTATTGACGCCACAGATACCTGCAAGATCGAGACCACACAGAAACTCCTCATTGACTGGAAGTTGTCACGAGCCGCCTCAAAAGAGAAGGATAAGGTGCGCGATTTGGAGCGCGCGCTCCGCGAGATGGGGAAGGCGGAGTTTGCTGACGTCATTAATGACAAGCATGCAAACAACGTAGAGTTGAGTGGGGAAGCGTTCGCTAACTTGTAA
- the LOC128232287 gene encoding uncharacterized protein LOC128232287 isoform X1 → MPRKRKSKSKSRGSTRSLSRASTTSKVRESSVLTDGSLAILAREIATDKMNGLVMCMLLNIPTTVIVNAANGASDNGLIDATDTCKIETTQKLLIDWKLSRAASKEKDKVRDLERALREMGKAEFADVINDKHANNVELSGEAFANL, encoded by the exons ATGCCTCGAAAAAGGAAATCTAAATCTAAATCACGCGGGTCGACGCGCAGTTTATCAAGAG CGTCGACAACGTCGAAGGTGCGCGAGTCCTCCGTGTTGACGGACGGCTCCCTGGCCATCCTAGCGCGCGAGATCGCCACCGACAAGATGAACGGTCTGGTGATGTGCATGCTACTCAACATCCCCACCACCGTCATTGTGAACGCCGCCAACGGCGCCAGCGACAACGGCCTTATTGACGCCACAGATACCTGCAAGATCGAGACCACACAGAAACTCCTCATTGACTGGAAGTTGTCACGAGCCGCCTCAAAAGAGAAGGATAAGGTGCGCGATTTGGAGCGCGCGCTCCGCGAGATGGGGAAGGCGGAGTTTGCTGACGTCATTAATGACAAGCATGCAAACAACGTAGAGTTGAGTGGGGAAGCGTTCGCTAACTTGTAA